In a single window of the Lacerta agilis isolate rLacAgi1 chromosome 15, rLacAgi1.pri, whole genome shotgun sequence genome:
- the FAM222B gene encoding protein FAM222B isoform X1, with protein MLACLPGPGDLSFQLLSYPQMNAGLQKWDTPQKMRAAQQHPTPAELDAYAKKVASHPLTIKIFPNSVKVPQRKHIRRTVNGLDTSGQRYSPYPSQAAVKTGLLAIVRSPPAKGIVKDFDGTRTRLLPEAMMNPPSAPYAAPSTLSHPQALARQQALQHAQGLAQQQQQHPQGIPTALQQPQHPQSMAHPALQPPPHHANHLLQQQQPPAVGLHGGRKMADADAPPNVTVSTSTIPLSMAATLQQNQPPDLSSIVHQINQFCQARAGISATSVCEGQIANPSPISRNLLISASTRVSAHNVPTPLPSCVVDPGVPPSGPGAMGVPPLGGVVGRGPPAYQSEMKQVAAWNQHQLAHLQQMCGEAVGPSGLMGKPPGRELPGQGFAGKAPGYALDLCMGQPFNVKPPLEKPTPSPPVNSLPGPTPYTNGHYFQPLWNNILPTPNSDSSGSQDLAMPFHGGGGGQPLGAGLECTGGPHYRAGASGPPTQGGLMQTMEYLSGDFQHSCLREQQGGGGVLSKAPRPAMNRAHDPADSRSLHIQHPGYR; from the exons ATGCTGGCCTGTCTGCCGGGACCAGGCGACCTCTCCTTCCAGCTGCTTTCTTACCCGCAGATGAACGCTGGACTTCAGAAAT GGGACACTCCACAGAAAATGAGAGCCGCACAGCAGCACCCTACTCCAGCAGAGTTGGACGCGTATGCTAAGAAGGTGGCCAGCCATCCTCTGACTATCAAAATTTTCCCCAACAGCGTCAAGGTCCCCCAGCGGAAACACATCCGCCGCACCGTGAACGGGCTGGACACTTCCGGGCAGCGCTACAGCCCCTACCCGTCGCAGGCCGCCGTGAAGACAGGCCTCCTGGCCATTGTCCGGTCCCCGCCAGCCAAAGGGATCGTCAAGGACTTTGACGGGACCCGGACGCGCCTGCTGCCGGAAGCCATGATGaaccccccctccgccccctacGCAGCACCCAGCACTTTAAGCCACCCGCAGGCGTTGGCCCGTCAGCAGGCTCTGCAGCACGCCCAGGGcttggcgcagcagcagcagcagcaccctcagggGATCCCCACAGCCCTGCAGCAGCCCCAGCACCCGCAGAGCATGGCCCACCCAGCCCTGCAGCCACCGCCACACCACGCCAACCACttgctccagcagcagcagccgccggcAGTGGGCCTGCATGGGGGCCGGAAGATGGCCGACGCCGACGCCCCACCGAATGTGACTGTGTCTACCTCAACCATCcccctctccatggctgccacgCTGCAGCAGAACCAGCCCCCGGATCTGAGCAGCATCGTCCACCAGATTAACCAGTTCTGCCAGGCCCGCGCGGGCATCAGCGCTACCTCAGTGTGCGAGGGACAAATCGCCAACCCCAGCCCCATCAGCCGCAACCTCCTGATCAGCGCGAGCACCCGGGTGTCTGCCCACAACGTCCCCACGCCCCTGCCTTCCTGCGTGGTGGACCCCGGGGTCCCCCCCTCGGGCCCCGGGGCCATGGGTGTCCCGCCGCTGGGGGGTGTCGTCGGCCGGGGGCCCCCCGCCTACCAAAGCGAAATGAAGCAGGTGGCAGCCTGGAACCAGCACCAGCTTGCTCACCTGCAGCAGATGTGCGGCGAGGCCGTCGGCCCTTCGGGCCTGATGGGGAAGCCCCCCGGGCGGGAGCTGCCTGGGCAGGGCTTTGCCGGCAAGGCCCCTGGCTACGCCCTGGACCTCTGCATGGGCCAGCCTTTCAACGTGAAGCCCCCGCTGGAGAAGCCCACCCCCTCGCCGCCGGTCAACAGCTTGCCGGGCCCCACCCCCTACACCAACGGGCACTACTTCCAGCCCCTGTGGAATAACATTCTGCCCACGCCCAACAGCGACAGCTCGGGCTCCCAGGACCTGGCAATGCCTTTCCACGGCGGAGGTGGGGGGCAGCCCCTGGGGGCTGGCCTGGAGTGCACAGGCGGACCTCACTACAGGGCCGGGGCCAGCGGCCCGCCTACCCAGGGTGGCCTGATGCAGACGATGGAATACCTGAGCGGGGACTTCCAGCACTCCTGTCTCCGGGAGCAGCAGGGCGGTGGGGGGGTGCTGAgcaaagccccccgccccgcCATGAACCGAGCCCATGATCCCGCGGATAGTCGCAGCCTTCATATTCAGCACCCAGGGTATAGATAA
- the FAM222B gene encoding protein FAM222B isoform X2, translating into MMNPPSAPYAAPSTLSHPQALARQQALQHAQGLAQQQQQHPQGIPTALQQPQHPQSMAHPALQPPPHHANHLLQQQQPPAVGLHGGRKMADADAPPNVTVSTSTIPLSMAATLQQNQPPDLSSIVHQINQFCQARAGISATSVCEGQIANPSPISRNLLISASTRVSAHNVPTPLPSCVVDPGVPPSGPGAMGVPPLGGVVGRGPPAYQSEMKQVAAWNQHQLAHLQQMCGEAVGPSGLMGKPPGRELPGQGFAGKAPGYALDLCMGQPFNVKPPLEKPTPSPPVNSLPGPTPYTNGHYFQPLWNNILPTPNSDSSGSQDLAMPFHGGGGGQPLGAGLECTGGPHYRAGASGPPTQGGLMQTMEYLSGDFQHSCLREQQGGGGVLSKAPRPAMNRAHDPADSRSLHIQHPGYR; encoded by the coding sequence ATGATGaaccccccctccgccccctacGCAGCACCCAGCACTTTAAGCCACCCGCAGGCGTTGGCCCGTCAGCAGGCTCTGCAGCACGCCCAGGGcttggcgcagcagcagcagcagcaccctcagggGATCCCCACAGCCCTGCAGCAGCCCCAGCACCCGCAGAGCATGGCCCACCCAGCCCTGCAGCCACCGCCACACCACGCCAACCACttgctccagcagcagcagccgccggcAGTGGGCCTGCATGGGGGCCGGAAGATGGCCGACGCCGACGCCCCACCGAATGTGACTGTGTCTACCTCAACCATCcccctctccatggctgccacgCTGCAGCAGAACCAGCCCCCGGATCTGAGCAGCATCGTCCACCAGATTAACCAGTTCTGCCAGGCCCGCGCGGGCATCAGCGCTACCTCAGTGTGCGAGGGACAAATCGCCAACCCCAGCCCCATCAGCCGCAACCTCCTGATCAGCGCGAGCACCCGGGTGTCTGCCCACAACGTCCCCACGCCCCTGCCTTCCTGCGTGGTGGACCCCGGGGTCCCCCCCTCGGGCCCCGGGGCCATGGGTGTCCCGCCGCTGGGGGGTGTCGTCGGCCGGGGGCCCCCCGCCTACCAAAGCGAAATGAAGCAGGTGGCAGCCTGGAACCAGCACCAGCTTGCTCACCTGCAGCAGATGTGCGGCGAGGCCGTCGGCCCTTCGGGCCTGATGGGGAAGCCCCCCGGGCGGGAGCTGCCTGGGCAGGGCTTTGCCGGCAAGGCCCCTGGCTACGCCCTGGACCTCTGCATGGGCCAGCCTTTCAACGTGAAGCCCCCGCTGGAGAAGCCCACCCCCTCGCCGCCGGTCAACAGCTTGCCGGGCCCCACCCCCTACACCAACGGGCACTACTTCCAGCCCCTGTGGAATAACATTCTGCCCACGCCCAACAGCGACAGCTCGGGCTCCCAGGACCTGGCAATGCCTTTCCACGGCGGAGGTGGGGGGCAGCCCCTGGGGGCTGGCCTGGAGTGCACAGGCGGACCTCACTACAGGGCCGGGGCCAGCGGCCCGCCTACCCAGGGTGGCCTGATGCAGACGATGGAATACCTGAGCGGGGACTTCCAGCACTCCTGTCTCCGGGAGCAGCAGGGCGGTGGGGGGGTGCTGAgcaaagccccccgccccgcCATGAACCGAGCCCATGATCCCGCGGATAGTCGCAGCCTTCATATTCAGCACCCAGGGTATAGATAA